One window of the Dermacentor andersoni chromosome 10, qqDerAnde1_hic_scaffold, whole genome shotgun sequence genome contains the following:
- the LOC126539781 gene encoding uncharacterized protein, translated as MDHGGEPPLKLLNEQSGSEALVNSVCGQGAPFVEEFQSEIVDMSSREHSDSDSSSSHKGSLQRSKSWDESNDFVASDSCTGPHERIALTCSAVLSCVSPEQMTASEEFAVIASKHNMTHACINDVLDFCRRRGFSDLPKDARTVLRTERKAQVEQNWSFVHFGLAAGIRQVLPPGQVVPSELKLQGNIDGVPLYRSSQLAFWPILCRITNVEASPPFVVSVYCGAGKPPSLQDYLEPFVREVSELASEGLSLGDVRVQVSIKAMVCDAPARSYVKCIVGHTGYYACERCNQKGRDIENKVTFPKLHAPTRTNASFRSQENKCHHSGFSPFLSLDVDMIAFSPSEYMHLVCLGLMRRLLKNWVCQGHSNRLSRLYRCQLNESLREASKAFPTYFQRKPRGTELDRWKAREFRTFLLYVGPVVLKPLLPPTHYKHFLMFHVGIRILASPQYYCEYNDFAKDVLRYFVQEFSELYGKKQLVYNVHSLIHLADQCRDHGPLDQFSAFPFESYLRRTKKLLRSSNKPLSQLSRRISELRHSSENQVEQKLQHVKPGDCFLIDSAPVVVLEIMGDHFKGGILPHARDFFKLPLKSSQLNIWRCNTLSNRSKVWPLDDLRNTAQCLRLNYKQGHVVVPL; from the coding sequence ATGGACCACGGCGGTGAGCCTCCACTCAAACTGTTGAACGAGCAGTCGGGAAGCGAAGCCTTAGTCAACAGCGTCTGCGGACAAGGTGCACCTTTTGTTGAAGAATTCCAATCAGAAATTGTGGATATGTCTTCACGTGAGCACAGCGACTCTGATAGTAGCTCAAGTCACAAAGGTAGTCTCCAACGTAGTAAATCTTGGGATGAGTCTAATGACTTTGTTGCTTCAGACAGCTGCACGGGGCCACATGAGAGAATAGCGCTCACTTGTagcgcagtgctgtcttgtgtatCTCCTGAACAAATGACAGCAAGTGAAGAGTTTGCTGTCATTGCTTCTAAACATAATATGACTCATGCATGCATTAACGATGTCCTCGATTTCTGCCGTCGAAGAGGCTTCTCTGACCTTCCAAAGGATGCTAGGACAGTTTTGAGAACTGAGCGAAAAGCTCAGGTGGAGCAAAATTGGTCTTTTGTGCACTTTGGCCTTGCAGCAGGAATTCGTCAAGTGTTGCCGCCGGGGCAAGTAGTTCCAAGTGAACTGAAGCTACAGGGCAACATCGATGGAGTCCCTCTTTACAGAAGTAGCCAGCTTGCCTTTTGGCCCATTTTGTGCCGCATTACAAATGTGGAGGCATCACCACCATTTGTTGTAAGTGTGTATTGTGGTGCAGGGAAGCCACCATCTCTCCAGGATTATCTAGAGCCATTTGTGCGAGAGGTCTCGGAGCTTGCGTCTGAAGGGTTAAGCCTAGGAGATGTTCGAGTACAGGTGAGCATTAAAGCCATGGTGTGCGATGCTCCAGCAAGGAGCTACGTGAAATGTATTGTTGGCCACACTGGCTATTATGCGTGTGAGCGATGCAACCAAAAAGGGCGGGACATTGAAAACAAGGTCACATTTCCCAAACTGCACGCACCAACACGAACGAATGCATCATTTCGATCTCAAGAGAACAAGTGCCACCATTCTGGTTTTTCACCATTCCTATCGCTTGATGTCGACATGATTGCATTTTCCCCATCTGAATACATGCACCTCGTTTGCCTGGGATTAATGCGACGACTCTTGAAGAATTGGGTATGCCAAGGCCACAGTAATAGATTGAGCAGACTGTATCGTTGCCAACTAAATGAAAGCCTGCGAGAGGCATCCAAAGCATTTCCAACATATTTCCAGCGAAAGCCAAGGGGTACAGAACTTGATCGTTGGAAGGCAAGAGAGTTTCGGACATTCCTACTTTATGTGGGGCCTGTTGTCCTAAAGCCTCTTCTGCCTCCAACACACTACAAACATTTTCTAATGTTTCATGTAGGTATCAGAATTTTAGCATCACCTCAGTACTACTGTGAATACAATGATTTCGCCAAAGATGTGCTGAGGTACTTTGTTCAAGAGTTTAGTGAGCTATACGGAAAAAAACAGCTTGTGTACAATGTGCACTCACTAATTCATCTTGCCGACCAGTGCCGGGACCATGGCCCATTGGATCAGTTTAGTGCATTCCCTTTTGAAAGCTATCTTAGACGAACGAAGAAGTTGCTGCGATCCTCCAACAAGCCACTTTCACAGCTAAGTAGGAGAATCTCCGAACTGAGGCACTCGTCCGAGAACCAAGTCGAGCAGAAACTGCAACATGTGAAGCCTGGAGACTGCTTCCTGATTGACAGTGCTCCTGTGGTTGTTCTGGAAATAATGGGAGACCACTTCAAGGGTGGGATTTTACCACATGCCAGGGACTTTTTCAAACTTCCACTCAAGTCGTCTCAGTTGAATATTTGGCGCTGCAACACCTTAAGTAATAGAAGTAAGGTCTGGCCTCTTGATGACCTCCGGAATACTGCTCAGTGCCTGAGGCTTAACTACAAGCAAGGACATGTTGTTGTTCCTCTTTAG